In the genome of Vicia villosa cultivar HV-30 ecotype Madison, WI linkage group LG7, Vvil1.0, whole genome shotgun sequence, one region contains:
- the LOC131619177 gene encoding uncharacterized protein LOC131619177 encodes MKVDGWGMYVLKEKLKLIKGKLKDWHKQHTQNLEGKIKSAKKELNFLEFKGESTTLSSMEIDRKREVYSYLHKFMNINCSIQCQRARIKWLREEDANSNYFHGCINRRMRENDILTLEVNGRMTKEANVIKKEIFTHFQGLFEGRGVRPIPSNMVFQKMEEGDRDRLVQEFSEDKIRRAVWECESSKSPGPDGVNFGFIKDFWETVKGDFFRVLAEFQTYGRMLKEQIVLLSSLSHRRTTRQGFQIIGQYPSLDAYIKLSPKCWQTG; translated from the coding sequence ATGAAAGTTGATGGATGGGGGATGTATGTTTTGAAAGAAAAACTGAAACTGATCAAAGGAAAACTAAAAGATTGGCACAAGCAACACACGCAAAACCTGGAAGGTAAGATCAAGAGTGCTAAGAAAGAActaaattttcttgaatttaaaGGCGAATCAACGACTTTATCCTCAATGGAGATAGACCGCAAAAGAGAAGTGTACTCATATCTGCATAAGTTCATGAATATTAATTGTAGTATCCAATGCCAAAGAGCTAGAATCAAATGGCTGAGAGAAGAAGATGCGAACTCCAATTATTTCCATGGCTGCATTAACAGAAGAATGAGAGAAAATGATATCCTGACCTTAGAAGTGAATGGAAGAATGACAAAGGAAGCAAATGTTATTAAAAAGGAGATTTTCACTCATTTCCAGGGGTTGTTTGAAGGCAGAGGTGTAAGACCTATTCCATCTAATATGGTCTTCCAAAAAATGGAAGAAGGTGACAGAGATCGGTTGGTTCAAGAGTTCTCAGAAGATAAAATTCGTAGAGCGGTATGGGAATGCGAGAGCTCAAAAAGCCCAGGTCCTGATGGAGTGAATTTTGGGTTTATAAAAGATTTCTGGGAGACCGTCAAAGGGGATTTTTTTAGAGTCCTAGCAGAATTCCAAACTTATGGAAGGATGTTAAAGGAGCAAATAGTTCTTTTATCGTCGTTATCCCATAGAAGAACAACGCGTCAAGGATTTCAGATTATCGGCCAATATCCCTCCTTGGATGCATATATAAAGTTATCTCCAAAGTGTTGGCAAACAGGATGA
- the LOC131617286 gene encoding protein REDUCED WALL ACETYLATION 3-like, with protein MIYVYFHPNVEKWMEKLEECEIKRKVTIKTIIMSVSLFFEKALNQIKDDSKSNPDATPQCCRCCIFLSTWKKCSSC; from the exons ATGATTTATGTCTACTTCCATCCAAAT GTTGAGAAATGGATGGAAAAATTGGAAGAATGTGAAATCAAGAGAAAAGTAACAATCAAAACCATCATTATGTCAGTTTCTTTATTT TTTGAAAAAGCACTTAATCAAATTAAAGACGATTCCAAATCAAATCCTGATGCAACCCCTCAGTGTTGTAGATGTTGCATCTTCCTTAGTACATGGAAGAAGTGCAGTAGCTGCTAA